ACCATTCGATTGGACGCACAGGCACCCCGTTTACATAAACACCATAGTGTAAGTGGTCCCCGGCGGCAAGGCCCGTTTCACCGGTTTTTCCGACTATCTGTTTTTTCTTTACACTGTCACCTACATTCACGTCAATAGAGCTTAAGTGACCGTATAGCGTTGAAATACCCATTCCATGATCCACAATTACCGTATTACCATAGATTCCAAGATCCCCAGCGAACACAACCACCCCATCATTGGCAACCTCAACAGGATATCTTTTTGTAACCGCCAGATCATAACCAAGATGATATTGCTCATCTATCGGCTCTCCATTGAAAAAATAGGTTCGATCATCCGCAAAGTTGGCCTCCACCTGTGAGTTTGTCAACTGGTTGAATTCACCATTCCACAATATCTTATCCGATGTTTTCTCACCAATTTTTTTTATCTCGTCATTGTTCTTCTTTCTAAGATCACGGTTTACCTTGAGAAATATGACTTTTAAATCTTGATCTTTAGACGAGTCTTCTCCCAAGAGTGTAGCCATCTTCTCCTCAATAAACTTATCGCTGACATTAATGTCGCTCTTCTTATATATAACATTCTTAAGCCTGTGGGGAATGCTAACCCTTTTTGTGTTCCCAGCCTCATCTTCAGCAATCAGTGAAATACCATCTTCCGGAGACAGGGTGTAGGGGAACGCGAAAAAGGCCAGATAGATATTTGGATCTTCGAAGTATCCCCCGTGGCCCGGGAAAAAATATTCACCATCCTCCACGCCACTTCGACTAACATCTTCCGATGCCTTATAAATAACAAGCCCGGAACCACCGTGATTAATGTATTGATCCCCACTCACTATCTCCGCCTTCGGAGGGACAAGATCGATTTTAATCTTTTTGATTTCATTTGCCCTATTACCATGAAAAAACCTGAGACGGGATCTATCCTCTGCGCTAACCACGAGCTCGGCAGGACCATCTTTAATCCCCATTTTTTTCGGATCAAGCTCTATGGTTATGGTATCTTCCTTAACCGGTGAATCATATCCCTTATCAACCAGAGTAGATTCACCGTTTTCGTCTTTAAGAGAAATAACCACCTTCTTGAGTCCCTTGCCCTTGTCTTTTATCTGGATGTCAAAGGGTTTGAGTCCGACGTAATCAGAGTCGAGTTTAATATCTATCTTGGGAGGATGCCATTCAATTTCAGGATATACGTAGATCATTGCTCCTACTAATAGGACGATAACGATGAAATAAAAAAACTTCTTAACGCTCTTCATCAAAAAACCTCCTTCAGAAGTAATTCTTAATATTCTTTTCGTACTCCGGGAAGTAATAGGAAATCTTTTTGAGGTTGAACTTCGTAAGTATCGATTCTTTGGGCTCTCTCTCCAATAGGAAATTCAATGATTTTTCTACGAGCTGCTCGATTGTTACTTTCCCCTCCGCCAAAAAATTATAATAATCGAGGCTCACTTCGACTAAATGTTCTGTTTTAGTATCTCCCTCCTTAACTTCGACCTTGAATATAATGTTGTCTCCATCTTGTGAAGCCTTTAGAACGCTGATCTCTGGCATTTCAGTAGTCTTGAAATTTATCTATTAAATTAATTTACAAGGTGTATTTTACTCTATAATCTATGAAATAGATTAATTTTCTCTTATCAATCTCACTTCAACATTTGAGTTTCTTAATAAATCCATAGAACTTACCAGTTTCTCAAGATAACTGAAATGCAGAACCCTATAAAAAGATTCAGGGATTTTGAATTTAAAAGTCTGAATTAATATGAGAAATACTTCTAACACTTTATTTAACATGAATTTTAAACTAAAGTTTAAAGGTGGGCACACTTACAAACGACTTTAGCTGGTCCGCCTCGAGGGACGCTCTATTTGAGGAATGTAAGAGAAAATATTATTACAACTACTATGGGTCTTGGGGTGGGTGGGAAAAGGACAGAGCAGATCATGTAACCAGGACCCTTTATGTCTTAAAAAACCTTCAGAACATACCCATGTGGAAGGGAAAATCCGTACACACAGAGATTTCCCGAATATTGAAGGAACTGGTGGGTACGAACGAGCTAATTAACCTTGAATACTCGCTGACAAGGGTCACAAATCTGATGAGACAAGAGTTCAAGTTCTCCCGTGATGGCTTGTACTGGAACGCGGTTGAT
This genomic interval from Thermodesulfobacteriota bacterium contains the following:
- a CDS encoding M23 family metallopeptidase, with amino-acid sequence MKSVKKFFYFIVIVLLVGAMIYVYPEIEWHPPKIDIKLDSDYVGLKPFDIQIKDKGKGLKKVVISLKDENGESTLVDKGYDSPVKEDTITIELDPKKMGIKDGPAELVVSAEDRSRLRFFHGNRANEIKKIKIDLVPPKAEIVSGDQYINHGGSGLVIYKASEDVSRSGVEDGEYFFPGHGGYFEDPNIYLAFFAFPYTLSPEDGISLIAEDEAGNTKRVSIPHRLKNVIYKKSDINVSDKFIEEKMATLLGEDSSKDQDLKVIFLKVNRDLRKKNNDEIKKIGEKTSDKILWNGEFNQLTNSQVEANFADDRTYFFNGEPIDEQYHLGYDLAVTKRYPVEVANDGVVVFAGDLGIYGNTVIVDHGMGISTLYGHLSSIDVNVGDSVKKKQIVGKTGETGLAAGDHLHYGVYVNGVPVRPIEWWDQKWINDNILKKIKEAEVEFKTSQKGDGSAPSDVSQEKKLKEEN